One Lepus europaeus isolate LE1 chromosome 17, mLepTim1.pri, whole genome shotgun sequence genomic window, ACCTGAGAGCCCACGGCCCACCCCCGTGCTGGCATGAGGAGCTGGGACCAGCCTGGGCTCGTCTGGCTCTGTGGCCAGCTGGCCTGGTGCTCTGAGGAGCCTGTGGTCAGTGACCTGTCTCTGGACCAGGACGAGGACCACCATCCACTATGGTGAAGCTCGGCTGCAGCTTCTCTGGGAAGCCAGGCAAAGACcccggagaccaggatggggcttCCACAGACAGTGTCCCGCTGATAAGCCCCCTGGATgtcagccagctccagccaccgTTCTCCGACCAGGTGAGGGGCCTGGGCTGGCGTGGGGGGGCGGTCCTCAGGCTCCCCTGGGAACAAGGGGGTATGGGTGAGGATTACTTAGATGTGGCCTCCTGGCCACCCGTCCCCATCTGGAGAGGAGTAAACTGGCCACGGTCGACCAAGGGGCTCTGGCCCAGCGTGGCCCTGTCTGGGTTGGGCCCGAGAGGGGCTCCTGGGGCAGATGACTGCAGAGGGGACCCTCAGCAGAAACTGGGGGGAAGCAGAGTACTGTCAGCTCAAGCCCAGCCTGGCCTGACCCAGGAAGGGCCCAGCTGCGGAGCCACTGAAGGGGAAGTTTCTGTGGGGGTGGCCGGCAagcaggcaggggcccagcactctggctgggcacctgcaggcaggcagcGTCCACCTTCCTTGGCTTCGGTCTTAGCTGCCGGGGTCCTCCAGGCCACGCAGCCATCCTCACAGTCACTGTCACAGAGCAGACCCCGGTTACCTTCCCCTGTCCAGTTTAggactcctgggtcctggccagCTGCCCAGCAAGGCTGTGGCCATCTCTTTCCAAAGGTGGTCATCAAGACACAGACAGAGTACCAGCTGTCCTCGGACCAGGCCAAGAAGTTCCCAGACCTGGAGGGCCAGAAGCTGGCCTGCAGCCACCCGGACGATGGGCGTAAGGTAACCACACACAGCTGCCCACAGTGGGGTCAGCACCATGCAGACTGTGGGCGCCCAGGCTCCAGCCAGGCAGCCGGTCACTCTGTCCAGAGGTTggccttgcagcaccagccaaCTATGAGCTGTCCAGCAGTTCTGGGGCTGTGACGAGGGAGCTGTGCGTGCCCCTTCCTGGGAGGTAGCCGTCTGTCCACTGTCCACTGTCCGTCCTGGGGGCGAGGGGCGTCCTGTGAGGTGCTGTGAGCCTGTCCTGCAGAACGCGTGGCAGATACCTGCCCtcattccccttctctctctcttcacctctccAGTGAGGGCCTTAATCTGTTTacctttaaaaaatctgaaaagcagacggacagacagagcccccgtctgctggcccactccccacgtGCCTGTagcggccaggctgaagccaggacccagggactcagcccgtctcccacgtgggtgggccaCTACTGCCTCGGgcgtgtgcgtcagcaggaagccggagccggGACTCGGTGGCCAGGTGGTGGCGCTCAGCGGGTGCTGAAGCCTGCACCTGCTGTAGCGGACTCTGCCTTCGCCTGTGAAGCAGGGCTCACGGGGCGGGGCTGTGGTCAGGGGCACGGATGCTCCCAGGGTGCGACCCCCTCGCCACACTGGGGCCCACGCAGAGGAGCCCCCGGAGTGCCTGCATGCCTTGCACCTGGGGCGCAGGTGCCAGGACCCCAGGCCCTGAGGAGAGGGATCCTGGACGCTGGGCCCTGGCTGACCTCAGGGCTGTGGTTGGGGCACCAAGACTTGGgggggctgcctcccagagctgaGGGCcatcccacccctacccccagctGCCCACAGCGCGGATGATCGCCTTCGCCATGGCGCTCCTGGGTTGCGTCCTGATCATGTACAAGGCCATCTGGTACGACCAGTTCACCTGCCCCGACGGCTTCCTGCTCCGGGTGAGTGGGCAGTGGCATTAAGGTCGCTTCTCTGGGGGAATTTTGAGATTTCAGCCTCCTGTGAATCAGAAGTTGGAAGCACAGGCCGACAAGGGTGAGGGCGGGAGCCCCTGTCTACACTGCCTGGGGCAGGCACCCAGCCCACAAGACGGCCCTGAAGGGGTCAGGTCGGGAGggtgcgccctgcacccgcaggggtcCCGCGCTGATTGGCCGCTTCTGCAGCACAAGATCTGCACGCCGCTGACGCTGGAGATGTACTACACGGAGATGGACCCCGAGCGCCACCGCAGCATCCTAGCGGCCATCGGCGCCTACCCGCTGAGCCGCAAGCACGGCACGGAGGTGCCACTGCCGTGGGCCGAGAACCCGCGCGCCCCCAAGGAGCCCCGCAAGGCGCCCACCGTGGCGGCGAAAGCGGCGGCCACGGAGCCACCCGGGAAGACCCAGGCCAAGGGCGGGGAGGCAGCGGCGGCGCGGCCAACGGTGGGGAGCGTGGCGCCCCCGCGCCCACAGTAAGGCCTCCGCCCGCCCCGGTAGGTGCCCGCGGCCCGCCGGGCTCCCGCCCCAGTTCTGAGCCCAgagccctcctcccctgcccaggaCCGACACCCAGGGTGCCTCCGCGTGCAGATGCatgaggtgggaggagggaacTGCGGGGGGGCACTGGTgtccgggggtgggggcagtggctCCCGCCTCACAGCCCCGTCCGTCTCTTCACAGTGCCCCAGCTCCTGTGACCAGCACATCGtcccatcccccccaccccgcgtTGTGCCCCTGTCCCTGAGCACCCGCTGAAGCCCCCGCTCCCTGTGGGCCTCTGGCTCTCTTGCTTTTCTGTAAGTAAAGAATCATGTTCATCTGctccttcctcttcccatcctcACCTCGCGTGGCTCCCGCAGGTGCAGACCCTGAACAGCCTGGAGGGGGCTGGaccagccctgggagcagggaggaTGGGGTCTGCTGTGCTGACCCTGactcctccccagcctggccaccGTCCACCTGGTGCTGGGCCTGGCACCCTCCTCCCCGTGGGACAGGGGTGGGCGTCTGCTGCAGCTCCCGCCCCCACAGATGTGACTGCCGCGTGGAGAGATGAGTGTGTGCTGcctcagggtggggagggaggcgtCTCAGGGGCAGGCACCCCCAGAGCTGAGTTCTGCAGGGGACGGGTTCCATGGGGATCTTCCCTCTGCCATCGGAGCCAACCTGTGGCTCTGGGAGACCTCAGCTCCGTCTCCTGCCTGGGGGGCTGGGCAGGATGTGGGCTTCCTCTGCTTGGTCCCACCTGGGATGAGGTGGGCTTGGGCCTTGGGTCGAGGGCTCAGTGGGAGAGGGTCTCCCCGGGTTGTCACGGGCCAGAGGTGGGGCTGGTGTTTCTTGCATTGCACAGTGAAGACGCAGGGGGCTCAACATCAAGGGTGGCGCACCCCACACGCTCTCTGGGGGTCCTCATCCTAGCATGGAACTCAGGGTGTTTCCCGCGATGTCCGCAGCCGTCCAGAGCCTCTGACCTGCGCTTCTCTCTGAGCTCCCGGGGTGGTGGCCATCTCTgggtcccggttggggagctcaGGGCTCACTGCCGAGGTACACACATGGTGCCCAGGAAGCAGGCAGATGCTGTACCGAGACATTGTGGGCAGAAGCTGGCCAAGCATCAGGCTTAGGGGAGGCCTGGCCACCCAGTCCACACCATGTGCTTCCTGCTGGGCCAGGGAGCAGCAAGGAGTGACCGCAGGGACCTAGAGGGGCAGCTGAAAgttaaggcagagagagcttgCACTGTTGAGATGGAATTAAAATGCAACTCTCCCCTTTTATTCTTGTAACATTTTGCAATGATTTCAGATTTGCAGAAACCCTGTAATTACATGAAGTCCCGTGTGCCCCTCATGGCAACTCCCAGTGGTTCTGCTCTGTCATCTTGCCACCCATCCCTCAGTGTTACCAACTGTTCAACCACCTGTCGTCTGTCACCTATGACCTGTGTTCCGTCTTCTGGCCATCATTCCTCTAACAATTTTCTGAGCCAATTAAGAGAAGTAACTTCTTCACCCTACATGCTTCAGTGCTGAAGGGCAGCAAAACCAGGGATTGAGCGTTGACACAACACCATAACCAGGGATTGagccataaccataaccataaccataaccataaccagaGAATTAGCCTTGGCACAACACTAACCAGGGATTGagccataaccataaccataaccatagaATTAGCCTTGGCACAACACTAACCAGGGATTGAACATTGACACAACACCGTAACCAGAGAATTAGCCTTGACACAACACCGTGACCAGGGATTGAGCTTTGACACTACACCATAACCAGAGAGTTAGCCTTGACACAACACCGTAACCAGAGAATTAGCCTTGACACAACACCAGGGATTGAGCTTTGACACTACACCATAACCAGAGAATTAGCCTTGACACAATACTGTAACTGATGCTCCCTGTCCACACTTTGTCAGTTGTCCCAGCTATGTCCTTTGTAGCCCTCCCCTGAGAAGGATGTCTGGTCCAGGATGCCAGCTTCATCCGCTGCCTTGGGCTCCTCCTGCTGCCCTTCCTGACCCCAAGCTGTGCAACCTGTGGCCAGCGGTCATGCACCAGAGCCGGGACCCTGTCCTGATGGCCGCTTGCCCAAGGTGGCTTCTTCGGAGGCTTTCCCCTTGTAAGCACGGATCAGGACACTGCGGGTAACCACCCCCAGCAGCTGTCGCATCCCCCGGCCGGTCCTGTGTGAGCCAGCCATTGTGTTTTCCGAGTGGTGATTCTCCAACTTCCTTATCTTCTCTGCATCTGCTGGTCTACATGCTCTCAATGACCACAAGGAACGAGAAaaccctttctccctctcatctGTGTGCTCCTTTTTGTGTAACCCACAGATCCCTGCTCCATGTAGTGGGTTGAGAATCAGTTACTGTcactttagaaaatgtttattttgatttgaaaggcagagagacagacaggttcactccccagcaacCTCTAGGAGAGAGCCTCTGGCTGGTGGCCTCAGACCAGACGCCCTGGACCCTGGCAGATGCAGGAGAGCCCTCTGGTGGCTTGGGGGAGGAATGTAGCCAGAGCCACAATGCCTGGACAGAGCCCAGCCAGCGGGAGGGGCCCTGAGCTGTCCCTGGAAGTCCTATGAACCCCTGAGGCCTCCTGTAGGACTCCAGGCCACTCCCGCAGGAGCCAGCCCGGGACAGTCCCGGGGGCTGCTGGTGCCTGGCAGCCCTTCATCCCCACGCCACACCAGGACCTACAGGCCCAGTCTGCTGTGGACATTCCCAGGCTGGGGGTGATGAGGTGTCCCCCGTGTGTTTGGGAGAGAAGGTGCAGGTAGGATGTGGCCCATCAGATCCCCTGAGCTGCATGGGAGCTGGGGTGGAGTAGCCAGGGTGGGTGCTGGGCAGAGGTAGAtctgcccacacagccagggtgggTACTGGGGCACTGGGCTCACACGGCCAGGCTGAGTGCTGGGGGCACTGGGCCCACACAGGGCCTGGGTGCAGCCGGGCTCCAGGCTGCAGGGACAGGGCTCAGTTGGagcgctggctgcagcccagcttcCAGCTTGTGTGCTCTGGGTGCCCACTCCCAtgcctggccctgccacccatgcccaTTTGGGAGCCCAGAGGGAACCCCCAGCTTCTGCTTTCTgtgtggcccagtcccagccacagaGATCGAAGCCTCAGGCTGTCCCCAGCCCCTTCAGCTCTCTCTCCTGAGACATCAGGTGCAGGGAGCACTCAAACAAATCCTAGAGCTCCAAAGCCTCCCCTGCAGGCCCTGAGTCCCCTAGGAGCAGCAGAACCCCTCTACCAGCCCAGCCCCCAAGTGTACAGGAGCCCCAGGCCTCACGCCAGCCAGGGGTTGGCACCCGCTCCCGGTCTCCCTGGGGGCCTTCGACCTCTGCAGCACCAGACCTCAGGCTGGATCGCCTGCACGTGTGCAGGTGGGCAGATTGAGGCCGGGGGCCACCCTTCCCCATAGTGGGTCCAGCCTGTATGCCAAGGGCAGCGCTCAGAGGGGTCTCCAGCTGGGGGCAGTGCTTAGCAGGGTCTCTCCCACGCTCCCTGCCACGTCCACAGCACCCTCAGAGCCAACCACCCCTACGGAGCCCCGCAGGCTGCGGAGATGCAGGGACACCGCGGAGGTGGCAGGGCTGTGGGCCGGGAGGCGCAAGCAGGATCTGCTGCGGGACTCGGGGTGCGGGAGGGCGAGGGGAAGTGGAGAATGGCGGCCAGCTAGGGCGCGGGGGGGGGCCGATGGGCGGGGCCAGGTCAGAGGGGAGGGGCGTGGACTCAGGGCCTTTAGCTGACTGTGGCATTCCTGGAAGATCCGTCGCTGTGGAGGGGCGAGGCTTCGTCCCTGGAGGTGAACTTGGGCAGAGGCCGGGGCTGAAGTGCACCCCTTCCTGGCCTCACCTGAGCTgtgtctgcagggccagcaggggcAGCCCGACAGTTAACAAGTCAGGCCGGAGCaaggggctgcagtggggctcctCCTGGCACAGCATCAGCCCGGAGCCGCCTGCGTCTCCACAGCTCACAGATGGCCAAGGCACAGGACTTGCTCCAGGTGGCTGGGAACATGAGCCAGGCAGCAAAAAGGGCTGGCGCTGGCTCAGGACCAGTGGTGCCTAGTAGGGTCTTGGTCACCTTGGCAA contains:
- the CALY gene encoding neuron-specific vesicular protein calcyon gives rise to the protein MVKLGCSFSGKPGKDPGDQDGASTDSVPLISPLDVSQLQPPFSDQVVIKTQTEYQLSSDQAKKFPDLEGQKLACSHPDDGRKLPTARMIAFAMALLGCVLIMYKAIWYDQFTCPDGFLLRHKICTPLTLEMYYTEMDPERHRSILAAIGAYPLSRKHGTEVPLPWAENPRAPKEPRKAPTVAAKAAATEPPGKTQAKGGEAAAARPTVPAARRAPAPVLSPEPSSPAQDRHPGCLRVQMHECPSSCDQHIVPSPPPRVVPLSLSTR